A window of Corallococcus macrosporus DSM 14697 contains these coding sequences:
- the trpS gene encoding tryptophan--tRNA ligase has protein sequence MRILSGVQSSGRLHIGNYYGALRQFVQLQDEGEGYYFIANLHALTTVRDPKAALALTREAAMAYLSLGLDPKKAVLFRQSDVREVLELYWILGTVTPHAHLERAHSYKDKVAKGISPDFGLFAYPVLMAADILLYSADFVPVGKDQIQHIEFARDWAVKFNTQYVPGYDPADPEGKERGHAPGILKLPAARIQEATQTVPGVDGQKMSKSYGNTIELFGDEKEIKKRIMSIKTDSTPVDAPKPVPTQPATTPGLISDAPLYDLLKLMLPESDFAEVDATWKAGGKGYGDYKKKLLEAYHAAFGPARQRYAELAADPGEVERILQDGANRARAEATRLMDQVRKAVGIP, from the coding sequence ATGCGGATTCTCTCAGGAGTTCAGTCGTCCGGCAGGCTGCACATCGGCAACTACTACGGCGCGCTCCGCCAGTTCGTGCAGCTCCAGGATGAGGGCGAGGGGTACTACTTCATCGCCAACCTGCACGCGCTCACCACGGTGCGGGACCCCAAGGCCGCGCTGGCGCTGACGCGCGAGGCCGCGATGGCCTACCTGTCGCTGGGGCTGGACCCGAAGAAGGCCGTGCTCTTCCGCCAGAGCGACGTGCGCGAGGTGCTGGAGCTGTACTGGATCCTGGGCACCGTGACGCCGCACGCGCACCTGGAGCGGGCGCACAGCTACAAGGACAAGGTGGCCAAGGGCATCAGCCCGGACTTCGGCCTCTTCGCCTACCCGGTGCTGATGGCCGCGGACATCCTGCTCTACAGCGCGGACTTCGTCCCGGTGGGGAAGGACCAGATCCAGCACATCGAGTTCGCGCGCGACTGGGCGGTGAAGTTCAACACCCAGTACGTGCCCGGCTACGACCCGGCGGACCCGGAGGGCAAGGAGCGGGGCCACGCGCCCGGCATCCTCAAGCTGCCCGCCGCGCGCATCCAGGAGGCCACCCAGACGGTGCCCGGCGTCGACGGACAGAAGATGTCCAAGTCGTACGGGAACACCATCGAGCTGTTCGGCGACGAGAAGGAGATCAAGAAGCGCATCATGTCCATCAAGACGGACTCGACGCCGGTGGACGCGCCCAAGCCGGTGCCCACGCAGCCGGCGACGACGCCCGGCCTCATCAGCGACGCGCCGCTCTACGACTTGCTCAAGCTGATGCTGCCCGAGTCCGACTTCGCCGAGGTGGACGCCACCTGGAAGGCGGGCGGGAAGGGCTACGGGGACTACAAGAAGAAGCTCCTGGAGGCCTACCACGCGGCCTTTGGCCCGGCCCGTCAGCGGTACGCCGAGCTGGCGGCCGACCCGGGCGAGGTGGAGCGCATCCTCCAGGACGGCGCCAACCGGGCCCGCGCCGAGGCGACCCGCCTCATGGACCAGGTCCGCAAGGCCGTGGGAATCCCATGA
- a CDS encoding DUF4388 domain-containing protein yields the protein MEPFNGSLASYRLQLVMPPLFSAPGVEGVLRVERGAVRRCFHVKDGYLVGESSNDPREHLAQVLVNLRILDAPRAAAAFEAAEGAGMPYGTFLVQRCFVELPRLIEALEHKARESLFDCYAWESGEVEFTPGLPPNTRAVGLKLSLSTLHRDAVTRQREWAMFRDIFPRLDTTFRVYREFAVETYSEEEDVLLDLASSGATLGELLASAREAPLFAARWVLHLYRRGALAPRKARGPRLGEAAELAELLTLVKRFLENGKYDHAVALAAQILERGPVPEAHALYREAEIRLTLALSDELFALDGRLVFEPIPRPTPPDLTADDLYLYSKLRGSRSIRQALRTAAMGELAASRSVHRLMATGLIRVAPLPGSEPRRAQTDPFGLPVHVAGS from the coding sequence ATGGAGCCATTCAACGGAAGTCTCGCCAGCTATCGCTTGCAGTTGGTGATGCCCCCGCTGTTCAGCGCGCCCGGCGTGGAAGGGGTGCTGCGGGTGGAGCGAGGCGCGGTGCGGCGCTGCTTCCACGTCAAGGACGGCTACCTGGTGGGCGAAAGCTCGAACGACCCTCGCGAGCACCTGGCGCAGGTGCTGGTGAACCTCCGCATCCTGGACGCGCCCCGGGCCGCGGCCGCCTTCGAGGCCGCCGAGGGAGCGGGCATGCCCTACGGCACCTTCCTCGTCCAACGCTGCTTCGTGGAGCTGCCGCGGCTCATCGAGGCGCTGGAGCACAAGGCGCGCGAGTCCCTCTTCGACTGCTACGCCTGGGAGTCCGGCGAGGTGGAGTTCACCCCCGGCCTGCCGCCCAACACCCGGGCCGTGGGCCTCAAGCTGTCCCTGTCCACGCTGCACCGGGACGCGGTGACGCGGCAGCGCGAGTGGGCCATGTTCCGCGACATCTTCCCGCGCCTGGACACGACGTTCCGCGTCTACCGCGAGTTCGCCGTGGAGACCTACTCCGAGGAGGAGGACGTCCTGCTGGACCTCGCGTCGAGCGGCGCCACGTTGGGCGAGCTGCTGGCCAGCGCCCGCGAGGCCCCGCTCTTCGCCGCGCGCTGGGTGCTGCACCTGTACCGGCGCGGAGCCCTGGCGCCGCGCAAGGCCCGAGGCCCCCGGCTGGGCGAGGCCGCCGAGCTGGCGGAGCTGCTCACCCTGGTGAAGCGCTTCCTGGAGAACGGCAAGTATGACCACGCCGTCGCCCTGGCCGCGCAAATCCTGGAGCGAGGCCCCGTCCCCGAGGCCCACGCCCTGTACCGGGAGGCCGAGATCCGCCTGACGCTGGCCCTCAGCGACGAGCTCTTCGCGCTGGACGGGCGCCTGGTGTTCGAGCCGATCCCGCGCCCCACCCCGCCGGACCTGACGGCGGACGACCTGTACCTGTACTCGAAGCTGCGCGGCAGCCGGAGCATCCGGCAGGCCCTGCGCACGGCGGCCATGGGCGAGCTGGCCGCGTCCCGCTCCGTGCACCGGCTGATGGCCACCGGGCTCATCCGCGTGGCCCCGCTGCCAGGCAGCGAGCCCCGGCGCGCCCAGACGGACCCGTTCGGCCTCCCCGTCCACGTCGCGGGGAGCTGA
- the xerD gene encoding site-specific tyrosine recombinase XerD → MEGMLDAFIAFIRAERGLSGKTVDAYAADINVYFEDLRSRGVADVTQVRQEDVSAHLAALGKRGLGKRSQARHLAALRGFHRFLVAERMADKDPTEDLDTPRSARKLPVFLTLDEVEQLLAAPDERTSTGLRDKAMLEVLYATGLRVSELCGLGINDVQLTAGYLVAKGKGAKERLVPLGRVAIEKVQAYLAESRPAVLGKRKSQALFVTPRGSGFTRQGFWKLLKRYALKAGILKPLSPHKLRHSFATHLVERGADLRAVQQMLGHADLATTQIYTHVNAARLRSVYDEFHPRSDVFVPKAKKPRASAAR, encoded by the coding sequence ATGGAAGGAATGCTCGACGCGTTCATCGCCTTCATCCGCGCGGAGCGCGGCCTGTCCGGCAAGACGGTGGACGCCTACGCCGCGGACATCAACGTCTACTTCGAGGACCTGCGCTCCCGGGGCGTCGCCGACGTCACGCAGGTCCGGCAGGAGGACGTGTCCGCGCACCTGGCCGCGCTGGGCAAGCGGGGCCTGGGCAAGCGCAGCCAGGCCCGGCACCTGGCGGCGCTGCGCGGCTTCCACCGCTTCCTCGTCGCCGAGCGGATGGCGGACAAGGACCCGACGGAGGACCTGGACACGCCCCGGTCCGCCCGGAAGCTGCCGGTGTTCCTCACGCTGGACGAGGTGGAGCAGCTCCTGGCGGCCCCCGACGAGCGCACGTCCACGGGCCTGCGCGACAAGGCCATGCTGGAGGTGCTGTACGCCACCGGCCTGCGCGTGAGCGAGCTGTGCGGCCTGGGCATCAACGACGTGCAGCTCACCGCCGGCTACCTGGTGGCGAAGGGCAAGGGCGCCAAGGAGCGGCTCGTCCCGCTGGGGCGCGTGGCCATCGAGAAGGTCCAGGCGTACCTGGCGGAGTCACGGCCCGCCGTGCTGGGCAAGCGCAAGTCGCAGGCGCTGTTCGTCACGCCGCGCGGCTCGGGCTTCACGCGGCAGGGCTTCTGGAAGCTGCTCAAGCGCTACGCCCTGAAGGCGGGCATCCTGAAGCCGCTGTCGCCGCACAAGCTGCGGCACTCCTTCGCCACGCACCTGGTGGAGCGCGGCGCGGACCTGCGCGCCGTCCAGCAGATGCTGGGCCACGCGGACCTGGCCACGACGCAGATCTACACGCACGTCAACGCCGCCCGGCTGCGGTCCGTGTACGACGAGTTCCACCCGCGCAGCGACGTCTTCGTGCCCAAGGCGAAGAAGCCGCGGGCCTCCGCCGCGCGGTGA
- a CDS encoding L-threonylcarbamoyladenylate synthase → MAAPILEVDMEHPSPRHIQRAVEVLERGGLLAYPTDTYFGLGCDLSSKKGIERLYQLKGRDKKKPLSFLCPDLSDVARYAHVSNFAYRTMKSLTPGAFTFILEATRLVPDLMMSKQKQVGIRVPDSALVRELARALGRPLVTTSATNTEGEPLTDAKDIKAELGHGLELILDGGVTLNEPSTVISLIGDSLEILRQGKGRLED, encoded by the coding sequence ATGGCCGCACCCATCCTCGAGGTGGACATGGAGCACCCCTCACCCCGCCACATCCAGCGCGCGGTGGAGGTGCTGGAGCGCGGCGGCCTGCTGGCCTACCCGACGGATACCTACTTCGGGCTCGGCTGTGATTTGAGCTCCAAGAAGGGCATCGAGCGGCTCTATCAGCTCAAGGGCCGCGACAAGAAGAAGCCGCTGTCCTTCCTCTGTCCGGACCTGTCGGACGTGGCCCGCTACGCGCACGTGAGCAACTTCGCGTACCGGACCATGAAGAGCCTCACTCCGGGTGCGTTCACCTTCATCCTGGAGGCCACGCGCCTGGTGCCGGATTTGATGATGTCCAAGCAGAAGCAGGTGGGCATCCGGGTGCCTGACTCGGCGCTCGTCCGGGAGCTGGCCCGCGCCCTGGGCCGCCCCCTGGTGACGACCTCCGCCACCAACACCGAGGGTGAGCCCCTCACGGACGCAAAGGATATCAAGGCCGAGCTGGGACACGGTCTGGAGCTCATCCTTGACGGGGGGGTGACGCTCAATGAACCGTCGACCGTGATTTCACTCATCGGCGATTCACTTGAAATCCTCCGGCAAGGGAAGGGTAGGCTGGAGGACTAG
- a CDS encoding cation:proton antiporter, with amino-acid sequence MNGSVIRLLLLMVLLAIISRAQVLRADSGTPVILAAGALLLCGLFAGKVAKGMGLPRLTGYLLVGVAVGPHALGFIPNAGVKGLELVKGLAVSLIALVAGTELRLGLIRRVGARVALLCAAVCGFTFLVCFGATFALKPVLPFLTAMTVPQALAVSALMSTVVVSFSPTVTIAIVQETSARGAFTEFLMALVIIGDLFVMVAFALAAGVTKASFGGGLDVPGLLGGVGWELFGSVVVGLVLAVGMLIYMRGVKQELPLFLVGLCFAAAEGGTRLHLSPLLVSLAAGALIANLDEHAGERIHNAIQQAGLPVFALFFAAAGAGLKLDTLVSVGPAALLLVALRGAAIWFSCRRFAPADDPRLKRYLWMGLISQAGVTFGLAALVSRTFPTFGPQVEVLIVAMITAHELVGPVLTRKALAASGEIRSEDAQGTA; translated from the coding sequence ATGAACGGGAGCGTCATCCGGTTGCTGCTGCTGATGGTGCTGCTGGCCATCATCAGCCGGGCGCAGGTGCTCCGGGCGGACTCCGGGACGCCGGTGATTCTGGCCGCGGGCGCGCTGCTGCTGTGTGGCCTGTTCGCGGGCAAGGTGGCCAAGGGGATGGGCCTGCCGCGCCTCACGGGCTACCTGCTGGTGGGCGTGGCGGTGGGGCCCCACGCGCTGGGCTTCATCCCGAACGCGGGCGTGAAGGGGCTGGAGCTGGTGAAGGGGCTGGCGGTGAGCCTCATCGCGCTGGTGGCCGGCACGGAGCTGCGCCTGGGGCTCATCCGCCGCGTGGGCGCGCGCGTGGCCCTGCTGTGCGCGGCCGTGTGCGGCTTCACCTTCCTGGTGTGCTTCGGGGCCACCTTCGCGCTCAAGCCGGTGTTGCCCTTCCTGACGGCCATGACGGTGCCGCAGGCCCTGGCGGTCAGCGCGTTGATGTCCACGGTGGTGGTGTCCTTCTCTCCCACCGTCACCATCGCCATCGTCCAGGAGACGAGCGCGCGAGGCGCCTTCACGGAGTTCCTGATGGCGCTGGTCATCATCGGCGACCTGTTCGTGATGGTAGCCTTCGCGCTGGCCGCGGGCGTGACGAAGGCGAGCTTCGGCGGCGGGCTGGACGTGCCGGGGCTGCTGGGCGGGGTGGGGTGGGAGCTGTTCGGCTCGGTGGTGGTGGGCCTGGTGCTGGCCGTGGGGATGCTCATCTACATGCGCGGCGTGAAGCAGGAGCTGCCGCTGTTCCTGGTGGGGCTGTGCTTCGCGGCGGCGGAAGGGGGCACGCGCCTGCACCTGTCCCCGCTGCTGGTGTCGCTGGCGGCCGGGGCGCTCATCGCCAACCTGGACGAGCACGCCGGCGAGCGCATCCACAACGCCATCCAGCAGGCGGGCCTGCCGGTGTTCGCGCTCTTCTTCGCCGCGGCGGGCGCGGGCCTGAAGCTGGACACCCTGGTGTCCGTGGGCCCGGCGGCGCTGCTGCTGGTGGCGCTGCGAGGCGCGGCCATCTGGTTCTCCTGCCGCCGCTTCGCGCCCGCGGACGACCCGCGGCTCAAGCGCTACCTGTGGATGGGGCTCATCTCCCAGGCCGGTGTCACCTTCGGGTTGGCGGCCCTGGTGTCGAGGACGTTTCCCACCTTCGGTCCCCAGGTGGAGGTGCTCATCGTCGCGATGATCACCGCCCACGAGCTGGTGGGGCCGGTCCTCACGCGCAAGGCCCTGGCCGCCTCGGGTGAGATCCGCTCGGAGGACGCGCAGGGAACGGCATAG
- a CDS encoding general stress protein, which yields MSDKDNKGSMTVAEAGRKGGETVRNERGREFYETIGRKGGATVKAERGRSFYEEIGRKGGETVKAERGAKFYEEIGKKGGDRVKATRGPNFYEEIGRKGGQKVKKLIEEGKRAARAAMATQEGAAGAPTQEGAAPSTPSSGEPAGPGQNE from the coding sequence ATGTCGGACAAGGACAACAAGGGCAGCATGACGGTGGCTGAAGCGGGTCGGAAGGGTGGAGAGACGGTCCGGAACGAGCGCGGTCGCGAGTTCTACGAGACCATTGGCCGCAAGGGCGGCGCGACGGTGAAGGCCGAGCGCGGTCGTTCCTTCTACGAGGAGATTGGCCGAAAAGGCGGCGAGACGGTCAAGGCCGAGCGCGGCGCCAAGTTCTACGAGGAGATTGGCAAGAAGGGCGGCGACCGGGTGAAGGCCACCCGCGGGCCGAACTTCTACGAGGAGATTGGCCGCAAGGGTGGGCAGAAGGTGAAGAAGCTCATCGAAGAGGGCAAGCGCGCGGCGCGTGCCGCCATGGCCACCCAGGAAGGCGCGGCAGGTGCTCCCACCCAGGAGGGGGCGGCGCCGTCCACACCGTCTTCCGGGGAGCCGGCGGGGCCGGGCCAGAACGAGTAG
- a CDS encoding TVP38/TMEM64 family protein, with the protein MKTWLRVLAPMLASVGGLVALRLLGPDFVDQQRLAGWLEPLGKWAPIAYIGFLAIRPVTLLPGQLLTAVGGMMFGTLAATLYSLTGSLLSGLLLFAGARRLGTGLMKRLAGSKYPALVRAAKKHDFLFAFTACINPLCPTDVMLAAAAASGARMVPTLAGVILGTIPGTFLTAQLGSGLAQGRTVMTSVSAVGLVVSLVLGVFIGRRFYKELNGDVPEPHEEPPTPAPQAPRPLAPRDAPKPVAYQP; encoded by the coding sequence ATGAAGACCTGGCTCCGGGTGTTGGCCCCGATGCTCGCTTCCGTGGGGGGCCTCGTGGCGCTCCGGCTGCTCGGGCCGGACTTCGTTGATCAGCAACGCCTTGCAGGCTGGTTGGAGCCCCTGGGGAAGTGGGCGCCTATTGCATACATCGGCTTCCTTGCCATCCGGCCCGTGACGCTGCTTCCGGGTCAGCTCCTCACCGCCGTGGGCGGGATGATGTTCGGCACGCTCGCAGCGACCCTCTATTCACTAACAGGTAGCTTGCTGTCGGGCCTGCTGCTTTTCGCTGGGGCGCGCAGGCTGGGCACGGGGCTGATGAAGCGCCTGGCGGGCAGTAAGTACCCCGCATTGGTGCGGGCGGCGAAGAAGCATGACTTCCTCTTCGCCTTCACCGCCTGCATCAACCCGCTGTGTCCCACGGACGTGATGCTCGCGGCGGCCGCGGCGAGCGGCGCGAGGATGGTGCCCACGCTGGCGGGCGTCATCCTGGGCACCATCCCGGGGACCTTCCTCACCGCGCAGCTCGGCAGTGGCCTGGCCCAGGGCCGCACGGTGATGACCTCGGTCTCCGCCGTGGGCCTGGTGGTGTCGCTGGTGCTGGGCGTCTTCATCGGCCGGCGCTTCTACAAGGAGCTCAACGGGGACGTCCCGGAGCCCCACGAGGAGCCGCCAACGCCCGCACCGCAGGCGCCGCGCCCGCTGGCGCCGCGGGACGCCCCCAAGCCCGTGGCCTACCAGCCCTAG
- a CDS encoding patatin-like phospholipase family protein, protein MKDRPATLVLSGGGAKGAFHVGAERVLREVHGFRWERIFGVSVGALNAALLAQHAYRALNDIWLNLRETDLYRKLPWPLVALRVGLFRKLGLYDNTPMRELIQRHVAGHRFRVPAHVGRVSLVSGNYELVPSDSRDFLDAVWQSATLPILWEPVGASALVDGGLRNATPLGDALEFGPTELVVIGCSPSRIERVKPPANLLEVATRSLADITLNEILLNDVEAFVRINDIVRQAYEAGLTVKRPDGVPYRYCRITVIEPARPMGDMLDFAPEVIRMRLRHGEEVARAVSLPTGVGPGERVQRRVELFPEPPMHA, encoded by the coding sequence ATGAAGGATCGTCCCGCAACGCTCGTTCTGTCCGGCGGTGGCGCCAAGGGAGCCTTTCACGTCGGCGCCGAGCGCGTCCTCCGCGAGGTCCACGGCTTCCGCTGGGAGCGCATCTTCGGCGTGTCGGTGGGCGCCCTGAACGCCGCGCTGCTGGCCCAGCACGCCTACCGGGCGCTGAACGACATCTGGCTGAACCTCCGCGAGACGGACCTGTACCGGAAGCTGCCCTGGCCGCTGGTCGCCCTGCGCGTGGGCCTGTTCCGCAAGCTGGGGCTCTACGACAACACCCCCATGCGGGAGCTGATCCAGCGGCACGTCGCCGGCCACCGCTTCCGGGTGCCCGCGCACGTGGGGCGCGTGTCCCTGGTGTCCGGCAACTACGAGCTGGTGCCCAGCGACTCGAGGGACTTCCTGGACGCCGTCTGGCAGAGCGCGACGCTGCCCATCCTCTGGGAGCCGGTGGGCGCCTCGGCCCTGGTCGATGGAGGCCTGCGCAACGCCACGCCCCTGGGGGACGCGCTGGAGTTCGGCCCGACGGAGCTCGTCGTCATCGGCTGCTCACCGTCGCGCATCGAGCGGGTGAAGCCGCCAGCCAACCTGTTGGAGGTGGCCACGCGCAGCCTCGCCGACATCACCCTCAACGAAATCCTGCTCAATGACGTGGAGGCCTTCGTGCGCATCAACGACATCGTCCGCCAGGCCTATGAAGCGGGCCTCACCGTGAAGCGCCCGGACGGGGTGCCCTACCGGTATTGCCGCATCACCGTCATCGAGCCCGCACGCCCCATGGGGGACATGCTGGACTTCGCGCCGGAGGTGATCCGGATGCGGCTGCGGCACGGCGAGGAGGTGGCCCGGGCCGTCTCCCTGCCCACCGGGGTGGGCCCCGGCGAGCGGGTGCAGCGGCGGGTGGAGCTGTTCCCGGAGCCGCCCATGCACGCCTAG
- a CDS encoding SgcJ/EcaC family oxidoreductase, giving the protein MIRLPGCCVVALLFAFSPSAVLAEPSSADAATHDALRVLKQEMQDALNAQDLDRLLSHLHPDVSFTTMNNDVRVGKDAIRAYYEEMMRGPHRIVDRVQANFEVDDLTRLYGDTGVARGSSRDHYVLTDGTDIVIDGRWTCTLVREGDRWLIAAFHYSTNVFDNPLLTRVKHLALAGVTVIGLGALLAGAVIGRRLRRRSAGPAPHAP; this is encoded by the coding sequence ATGATCCGCTTGCCTGGCTGTTGTGTGGTGGCGCTGCTGTTCGCGTTCAGTCCGTCCGCGGTCCTGGCCGAGCCCTCCTCCGCCGACGCGGCCACCCATGACGCCTTGCGTGTCCTCAAGCAGGAGATGCAGGACGCGCTCAACGCCCAGGACCTCGACCGGCTGCTGAGCCACCTGCACCCGGACGTCTCCTTCACCACCATGAACAACGACGTGCGCGTGGGGAAGGACGCCATCCGCGCGTACTACGAGGAGATGATGCGCGGCCCCCACCGCATCGTGGACCGCGTCCAGGCGAACTTCGAGGTGGACGACCTCACCCGCCTGTACGGCGACACCGGCGTCGCGCGGGGCTCGTCCAGAGACCACTACGTCCTCACGGACGGCACGGACATCGTCATCGACGGCCGGTGGACCTGCACCCTGGTCCGGGAGGGCGACCGTTGGTTGATCGCCGCGTTCCACTACTCCACCAACGTCTTCGACAATCCCCTCCTCACGCGGGTGAAGCACCTGGCGCTGGCGGGCGTGACGGTCATCGGCCTGGGCGCGCTCCTGGCGGGCGCCGTCATCGGCCGGCGGCTCCGGCGCAGGTCCGCCGGGCCGGCCCCTCACGCCCCCTGA
- a CDS encoding phosphatase PAP2 family protein gives MSPRPALFGWPRKDELPRTAAMAMGFALFFLAIYGGASWLTGFYPGGLRVELPFERHIPFMPSWALVYVSMDVLLLLSLFIFRTWRDMVPFALALCAETALAAVCFLLLPVEVAWPPRVVEGAWADVFQLADTMNLERNYLPSLHVAFACMAALAYAERAGALGRAVFALWALAIAASTLLIHEHHLVDVVAGALLAWGTWRWVAPWARRASFLEALRVEALCARESYRFARRHLRYGLIALVLYRYALSRWWRQAQVARVGFCFLQLVDDVLDGDRAVEGEPLDWVDALLVELESGRGEGSGAAVSLGRVLLERLDDEAARAQVFALVRTMRKDRERVKSAQWWDEEALRAQQRDTFRLSVDLMLQVARAEVRAKDAPALIEAFAWCSVMRDLREDLAQGLYNVPAAVAAAARGEGADPTRIDALLGSEAGRAWMVAEYGRARALLDESARQLAALEGRPGLPLLRLFQRSIESFWRRRLPGRHPFLRATTAGRLQGA, from the coding sequence ATGAGCCCGCGTCCCGCGTTGTTCGGCTGGCCCCGGAAGGACGAGCTGCCGCGTACGGCGGCGATGGCCATGGGCTTCGCGCTGTTCTTCCTGGCCATCTACGGCGGCGCGAGCTGGCTCACGGGCTTCTATCCAGGCGGCCTCCGGGTGGAACTGCCCTTCGAGCGCCACATCCCGTTCATGCCGTCCTGGGCGCTCGTCTACGTCAGCATGGACGTGCTGCTCCTGCTGTCGCTGTTCATCTTCCGGACGTGGCGCGACATGGTGCCCTTCGCGTTGGCGCTCTGCGCGGAGACGGCGCTCGCCGCCGTGTGCTTCCTGCTGCTGCCGGTGGAGGTGGCGTGGCCTCCGCGCGTCGTGGAGGGCGCCTGGGCGGACGTGTTCCAGCTCGCAGACACGATGAACCTGGAGCGCAACTACCTTCCATCCCTCCACGTGGCCTTCGCGTGCATGGCGGCCCTGGCCTACGCGGAGCGGGCGGGGGCGCTGGGGCGCGCCGTGTTCGCCCTGTGGGCGCTGGCCATCGCGGCGTCCACGCTGCTCATCCATGAGCACCACCTGGTGGACGTCGTGGCGGGCGCGCTGCTGGCCTGGGGCACGTGGCGGTGGGTGGCCCCCTGGGCGCGCCGCGCGTCCTTCCTGGAGGCCCTTCGGGTGGAGGCGCTGTGCGCCCGGGAGTCATACCGCTTCGCGCGCCGTCACCTGCGCTACGGACTGATTGCCCTGGTGCTGTACCGCTACGCGCTCAGCCGGTGGTGGCGCCAGGCCCAGGTGGCCCGCGTGGGCTTCTGTTTCCTCCAGCTCGTGGACGACGTGCTGGACGGAGACCGCGCGGTGGAGGGTGAGCCGCTCGACTGGGTGGACGCGCTCCTGGTGGAGCTCGAGTCCGGGCGAGGGGAGGGCAGCGGAGCGGCCGTCTCCCTGGGGCGCGTGTTGCTGGAGCGGCTGGACGACGAGGCGGCCCGCGCCCAGGTCTTCGCGCTCGTGCGGACCATGCGCAAGGACCGGGAGCGGGTGAAGTCAGCGCAGTGGTGGGACGAGGAGGCGCTTCGCGCGCAGCAGCGGGACACCTTCCGGCTGTCCGTGGACCTGATGCTTCAAGTCGCCAGGGCGGAGGTCCGCGCCAAGGACGCGCCCGCGCTGATTGAAGCGTTCGCCTGGTGCTCGGTGATGCGGGACCTCCGGGAGGACCTGGCCCAGGGGCTCTACAACGTGCCTGCGGCCGTCGCGGCGGCGGCCCGGGGGGAAGGCGCGGACCCCACGCGCATCGACGCGCTGCTGGGGTCGGAGGCGGGCCGCGCGTGGATGGTGGCGGAGTACGGCCGGGCAAGGGCCTTGCTGGACGAATCGGCCCGGCAGCTCGCGGCGCTGGAGGGCCGCCCGGGGCTGCCCCTGCTGCGCCTGTTCCAGCGCTCCATCGAGTCCTTCTGGCGCCGGCGCCTGCCCGGGCGTCATCCCTTCCTGAGGGCTACGACCGCGGGCCGGCTTCAGGGGGCGTGA
- a CDS encoding fatty acid desaturase: MSAGEGRETPIPAALNAVLLVCAMAACASSLWLASHAERFGVKVLAAGVFSFVNNTVFSLLHEATHGVLHPRRRVNDALGRVAAAFFPTSFTMQRAFHLNHHRHNRTHLEQFDYFRPGDNRFLKRAQWYAILSGIYWLFVPVGAVAFALVPGLLHRLRGTGTRYGEQTGADAYLGRLESVPGAAIRAEVVLAACIQAGLAVALELSLVGWCLCYAAFAINWSALQYADHAWSPLHVRDGAWDLRVAAPVRWVFLNYHYHRAHHRHPHVPWLYLGRYVDPDVTRPSFLRIWLSMWRGPRPLPATPEER; the protein is encoded by the coding sequence ATGAGCGCGGGTGAGGGGCGGGAGACGCCGATTCCGGCCGCGCTCAACGCCGTGCTCCTGGTCTGCGCCATGGCGGCCTGCGCGAGCAGTCTGTGGCTGGCGTCACACGCGGAGCGGTTCGGCGTGAAGGTGCTGGCGGCGGGGGTCTTCTCCTTCGTGAACAACACCGTGTTCTCGCTGCTGCACGAGGCCACGCACGGGGTGCTGCATCCCCGGCGGCGGGTGAACGACGCGCTCGGCCGTGTGGCGGCGGCGTTCTTCCCCACGTCCTTCACCATGCAGCGCGCCTTCCACCTGAACCACCACCGCCACAACCGGACCCACCTGGAGCAGTTCGACTACTTCCGTCCCGGGGACAACCGCTTCCTCAAGCGGGCGCAGTGGTACGCCATTCTCAGCGGGATCTACTGGCTGTTCGTCCCCGTGGGGGCCGTGGCCTTCGCGCTCGTCCCCGGGCTGCTGCACCGGCTGCGCGGCACGGGGACGCGGTATGGCGAGCAGACGGGCGCCGACGCCTATCTCGGGCGCCTGGAGTCGGTGCCGGGGGCCGCTATTCGCGCGGAGGTGGTGTTGGCCGCGTGTATTCAAGCCGGCCTCGCGGTGGCGTTGGAGCTGTCCCTGGTGGGGTGGTGCCTCTGCTACGCCGCCTTCGCCATCAATTGGAGCGCGCTCCAGTACGCGGACCACGCCTGGTCGCCGCTTCACGTCCGCGACGGCGCGTGGGACCTGCGGGTGGCCGCGCCGGTGCGCTGGGTGTTCCTCAACTACCATTACCACCGCGCCCATCACCGGCACCCGCACGTGCCCTGGCTGTACCTGGGCCGCTACGTGGACCCGGACGTGACGCGGCCCTCCTTCCTGCGCATCTGGCTGTCCATGTGGCGAGGGCCCCGGCCGCTGCCCGCCACCCCCGAGGAACGATGA